From Deltaproteobacteria bacterium, a single genomic window includes:
- a CDS encoding ABC transporter substrate-binding protein: MNRTALVRLQLLVVFVGVMPFCAGSEAADKVRLSVSSLDAAFLTPAVAYKRGFFKEEGIDPEVIRMNANVSITALATGDIDYTTIFGSVVRAAIRGLPIRVVASFLDSPTQMLVARSEFKSVRELKGKTLGVSSFGATADVSARMMLKYSGVDPDKEMKIVALGADQARFFALKEGIVDVIVISPPADVEGRKLGFQVLARAYELFKFPFVGLGANLKKLNEKPDEVKRVIKALIKANRFVRNNRDGAIEVLMDWGRTSKENATLSYDSVVKVFNADGSIPEDGLQLVIESAAKEAKIARPILASEVADLGALRDAQRELGIKGR; encoded by the coding sequence ATGAACCGAACGGCGTTGGTTAGGTTACAGTTGCTTGTTGTGTTTGTTGGCGTAATGCCCTTTTGCGCAGGCAGCGAAGCCGCTGACAAGGTGCGACTCTCGGTTTCGAGTTTGGACGCGGCGTTTTTGACTCCCGCGGTTGCCTACAAGCGAGGGTTCTTCAAGGAGGAAGGCATCGACCCCGAAGTCATTCGGATGAATGCCAATGTTTCGATCACCGCGTTGGCGACCGGGGATATAGACTACACGACGATCTTCGGTTCGGTGGTGCGCGCGGCGATCCGCGGCTTGCCGATCCGCGTCGTCGCGAGCTTTCTCGATAGCCCGACGCAGATGCTGGTGGCGCGCTCGGAATTCAAATCCGTCAGAGAGCTTAAAGGTAAAACTCTCGGTGTCAGCTCCTTCGGCGCGACCGCCGATGTCTCGGCGCGCATGATGCTCAAATATTCCGGTGTCGATCCGGACAAGGAAATGAAGATAGTCGCATTAGGCGCCGACCAGGCGAGATTTTTCGCTCTCAAGGAAGGCATCGTCGACGTCATCGTGATTTCCCCGCCGGCGGATGTCGAAGGACGAAAGCTGGGTTTTCAAGTTTTGGCCCGTGCCTACGAGCTCTTTAAGTTTCCCTTCGTCGGGTTGGGTGCAAATTTGAAAAAACTAAACGAAAAGCCGGACGAGGTTAAAAGAGTCATCAAGGCGCTGATCAAAGCCAACCGCTTTGTGCGCAACAACCGCGACGGCGCGATCGAAGTACTGATGGACTGGGGACGCACGTCCAAAGAGAACGCCACCCTGTCGTACGACTCGGTGGTGAAGGTCTTTAATGCCGACGGCAGCATCCCGGAGGACGGTCTCCAGCTGGTCATCGAGAGTGCCGCGAAGGAAGCGAAGATCGCTCGCCCGATACTCGCCAGCGAAGTCGCCGATCTCGGCGCGCTGCGCGACGCGCAACGCGAGTTGGGGATCAAAGGGCGATGA
- a CDS encoding UbiD family decarboxylase: MKQEDGMRSWLKQADALGEIRHIDGADWDLEIGGVADIVNERGSSPAVLFDSVKGYPKGYRVLVNSLGSTKRLGLSLGMPQDLSSMEFVSEWRTRSKALKHIAPRVVRDGPVLENIQRGKDVNILKFPTPRWFELDGGRYIGTGSVNITHDPEEGWTNLGTARVMIHDENTVGFYIAPGRHGRIHRDKAFARGEPFKVAISVGHDPLIFLAGALEVPYGVCEYDFIGGIQGEPVDVIKGEFTGLPIPATAEIVLEGECVLGPEKIEGPFGEWTGYYGSSSRPEPIVKIHNVMHRNDPILLGYTRKWRAPLKAALVWDDLEAAGVPDVRGVWYHEAAGAAYLFLVVAIKQRYPGHARQAGLIATECHAAAYLGRYTIVVDDDIDPTNLNEVLWAVCTRSDPAQDIEILRRCWSGPLDPIIPKDQKGFNSRAIIDATRPYEWKETFPAVSRSSRELRERIIGKWGDRLS; the protein is encoded by the coding sequence ATGAAACAAGAAGACGGCATGAGGAGTTGGCTCAAGCAGGCCGACGCGCTCGGTGAGATCCGCCACATCGACGGCGCGGATTGGGATTTGGAAATCGGCGGGGTTGCCGACATCGTCAACGAGCGCGGCAGCTCGCCGGCGGTGTTGTTCGATTCGGTCAAAGGTTATCCCAAGGGCTATCGCGTGCTGGTCAACTCGCTGGGATCGACCAAGCGGCTCGGATTGAGTCTGGGCATGCCGCAGGATTTGTCATCGATGGAATTCGTCTCCGAGTGGCGTACGCGGTCGAAAGCTTTGAAGCATATCGCGCCGCGTGTCGTGCGCGACGGACCGGTGCTGGAAAATATTCAGCGCGGCAAGGATGTCAACATTCTAAAATTCCCGACGCCGCGCTGGTTCGAACTGGACGGCGGACGCTACATCGGCACCGGCAGCGTGAATATTACCCACGATCCCGAAGAGGGCTGGACCAACCTCGGCACCGCGCGGGTGATGATCCACGACGAGAACACCGTCGGCTTTTACATCGCGCCGGGGCGCCATGGGCGGATTCATCGCGACAAGGCGTTCGCCCGCGGCGAGCCGTTCAAAGTTGCGATTTCCGTCGGCCACGATCCGTTGATCTTTCTCGCCGGCGCGTTGGAGGTGCCCTACGGTGTGTGCGAGTACGATTTCATCGGCGGCATTCAAGGCGAGCCGGTGGATGTGATCAAGGGCGAATTCACCGGCCTGCCGATTCCCGCCACGGCGGAAATTGTTTTGGAAGGCGAATGCGTGCTCGGCCCGGAAAAAATCGAAGGGCCGTTCGGCGAATGGACCGGTTACTACGGTAGCTCGTCGCGGCCCGAGCCGATCGTGAAAATTCACAATGTCATGCACCGAAACGATCCGATCCTGTTGGGCTACACGCGCAAATGGCGCGCGCCGCTCAAAGCCGCGCTGGTGTGGGACGATCTCGAAGCGGCCGGTGTGCCGGACGTGCGCGGTGTCTGGTACCACGAGGCAGCCGGCGCGGCATATTTATTTCTGGTCGTGGCGATCAAGCAACGCTATCCCGGTCACGCCCGCCAAGCCGGTTTGATCGCGACTGAGTGTCACGCCGCGGCCTATTTAGGGCGCTACACCATCGTCGTTGACGACGACATCGATCCGACCAACTTGAACGAAGTACTGTGGGCGGTGTGCACGCGCTCCGATCCGGCCCAAGATATCGAAATCCTGCGCCGCTGCTGGAGCGGCCCGCTCGACCCGATCATTCCCAAGGATCAAAAGGGTTTCAACTCGCGCGCCATCATCGACGCGACGCGGCCCTACGAATGGAAAGAAACATTTCCGGCGGTCTCACGCTCGAGCCGAGAATTGCGCGAACGGATAATCGGCAAATGGGGCGATCGGTTATCGTAA
- a CDS encoding ABC transporter substrate-binding protein has translation MRRELDGMTRVISHPVRGSVEHESELPSPQRGRIEEGVPDIFNSVRGTPTFILPRRGGGIRKGAARRAIALIFLFTLSVGVDVSFAADRVRFAYPAKSLNYLPITLGRDKGIFTAEGIDLQMVLVSSTIQVTALTTGDIDFSGAQSQVMAGAARGLAVKVVGFLTIKPSFWLMARPEIKSMAELKNKIIGITAIGSSTDTLARFLVSKNGLTPDRDVAFLGTGTTANILTAMKAGTIDAGVLSPPFNAMAKQLGFRTLAYFGDYVEQSLSGLGTSDKMIRERPELVRRMLSATIKSLRFIQQRPGEVMQFIAKEWSVDTAAADELYKSMLPAFSKDGGMDEKGIRDALKRETERMGLKEETPLAKVLDLRLLREVQKGF, from the coding sequence ATGAGGCGAGAGTTGGATGGAATGACGCGCGTAATCTCACATCCAGTGCGAGGTTCGGTTGAGCACGAATCCGAACTTCCTTCCCCTCAACGGGGAAGGATAGAGGAAGGGGTGCCCGACATTTTCAATAGCGTGCGCGGCACCCCCACCTTTATCCTCCCCCGTCGAGGGGGAGGAATTCGGAAGGGAGCCGCGCGACGGGCGATAGCCTTAATCTTTCTTTTCACGCTTTCGGTTGGCGTTGACGTGAGCTTTGCCGCGGACCGCGTCCGCTTCGCTTATCCAGCGAAGAGTTTGAATTATCTGCCGATCACGCTTGGCCGCGACAAGGGAATCTTTACGGCTGAAGGCATCGATCTTCAAATGGTGCTGGTCTCATCGACGATTCAAGTCACGGCGCTGACTACCGGCGATATCGATTTCTCCGGCGCGCAGTCGCAGGTGATGGCGGGGGCGGCGCGCGGGTTGGCGGTGAAAGTCGTCGGCTTCCTGACGATCAAACCGTCCTTCTGGTTGATGGCGCGACCGGAAATCAAATCGATGGCCGAACTAAAAAATAAGATCATCGGCATCACCGCCATCGGTTCGTCGACTGATACGCTGGCGCGATTTTTAGTCAGCAAGAACGGCCTGACGCCGGATCGCGATGTGGCTTTTCTCGGCACCGGCACGACTGCTAATATTCTCACGGCTATGAAAGCCGGTACAATCGATGCCGGCGTGTTGTCGCCGCCGTTCAATGCAATGGCGAAGCAGTTGGGCTTTCGCACGCTGGCGTATTTCGGCGACTACGTCGAGCAGTCGCTTTCGGGTTTGGGTACGTCGGACAAAATGATTCGCGAGCGGCCGGAGTTGGTGCGGCGCATGCTCAGCGCGACGATTAAGAGTTTGCGTTTCATTCAGCAGCGGCCGGGTGAAGTGATGCAATTCATCGCTAAAGAGTGGAGCGTGGACACGGCTGCGGCGGACGAACTTTACAAGTCGATGTTGCCGGCTTTTTCCAAGGACGGCGGCATGGATGAAAAGGGCATACGCGACGCGCTCAAGCGCGAGACCGAGCGCATGGGTTTGAAAGAAGAAACGCCGTTGGCAAAAGTGCTGGATCTGCGGCTGCTGCGGGAAGTGCAGAAGGGATTTTAA
- a CDS encoding ABC transporter substrate-binding protein has protein sequence MRIAVVIILSLTVMLGAVEAADKVRMSISAVDVSFLTAGLALKRGMFRDEGLDVELIRMNANVSITALATGDIDYTLVFSSVVRGALRGLPMKVVASYMDSSTHLLIARPEYKTIRDLKGKTLAVSTYGAASDVAARMMMRHGGVDPEKELKIIQLGGERSRYAALKEGIVDVAVLSPPTDTDAQRSGYRVLSRFHEIFKMPFTGVGTHLKKLKEKPDEVRRMVKALLRANLYVRSNREGTIQSMMDWVKVDRESAAATYDSTWKIFSEDGGMSESGLKLVIDQGREAMKIERAVALSEVAEFGIIRDVQRELGIKK, from the coding sequence ATGAGAATTGCTGTTGTCATTATTTTATCGTTGACGGTGATGCTCGGTGCGGTCGAGGCGGCGGACAAAGTGCGAATGTCGATTTCGGCGGTCGATGTGTCTTTTCTAACTGCCGGTTTGGCGCTCAAGCGCGGGATGTTTCGCGACGAGGGGTTGGACGTCGAGTTAATCCGGATGAACGCCAACGTGTCGATTACCGCGTTGGCCACCGGCGATATCGATTACACCTTGGTGTTCTCCTCGGTGGTGCGCGGCGCGCTGCGCGGCCTGCCGATGAAAGTCGTCGCCAGCTACATGGACAGCTCGACCCATCTACTGATCGCTCGCCCGGAGTACAAAACTATCCGCGACTTGAAGGGCAAGACTTTGGCGGTCAGCACTTATGGCGCGGCATCCGACGTGGCGGCGCGCATGATGATGAGACATGGCGGCGTCGATCCGGAAAAAGAATTAAAAATTATTCAGCTGGGCGGGGAGCGCAGCCGCTACGCGGCGTTGAAAGAGGGGATCGTCGACGTTGCGGTGCTGTCGCCGCCGACCGATACCGACGCCCAGCGCAGCGGTTACCGTGTGCTGTCGCGCTTCCACGAAATCTTTAAGATGCCGTTCACCGGCGTCGGCACCCACTTAAAAAAACTCAAGGAAAAACCCGACGAAGTTCGGCGCATGGTCAAGGCTTTGCTGCGGGCTAATTTATATGTTCGGTCCAATCGCGAGGGGACGATTCAATCGATGATGGATTGGGTCAAGGTCGACCGCGAAAGCGCGGCGGCGACCTACGATTCGACCTGGAAGATTTTCAGCGAAGACGGCGGCATGTCTGAGAGCGGGCTCAAGCTGGTTATCGACCAAGGGCGCGAAGCGATGAAGATCGAGCGCGCCGTGGCGCTGAGTGAAGTCGCGGAGTTCGGCATCATTCGCGACGTGCAGCGGGAGTTGGGGATCAAGAAATAG
- a CDS encoding ABC transporter substrate-binding protein, whose protein sequence is MALQLTIACGDYDRTHPLIDGTVRPEGIELNWLVLPHLEIWTRMLNYYDFDASEISLSSYIIARSIGKPLTAIPVFPARAFRHSYIFINTKSGIREPKDLMGKRVGLAEFQQTATVWIRGTLQHEYGVNLDDLHWHTWESHSRMEMDLPKRYKVTRIAPGRKPDQMLFDGELDAIMIPSLFPSLFNPPPHVRRLFEDSPKVEAEYFKKTGIFPIMHSVALRQDVWEAHPWIARSLFKAFQRAKEDAHARLVDLSPYKISLAWFRGPVDEQRRILGDDPWPYGFEKNRHVVETLMGYLYEQGLAEKKLTYGELFAPNTLDL, encoded by the coding sequence ATGGCATTACAACTGACTATTGCCTGCGGCGATTATGACCGGACGCATCCGTTGATCGATGGCACGGTTCGGCCGGAGGGGATTGAGCTTAACTGGCTCGTCTTGCCCCATTTGGAAATATGGACGCGGATGCTCAACTACTACGACTTCGACGCCTCGGAGATTTCCTTGTCGTCGTACATCATCGCACGCAGCATCGGCAAGCCGCTCACCGCGATTCCCGTGTTTCCGGCGCGGGCGTTTCGCCATTCCTATATTTTCATCAATACCAAGAGCGGTATCCGCGAGCCAAAGGATTTAATGGGCAAGCGCGTCGGCCTTGCCGAGTTCCAACAAACCGCGACGGTTTGGATTCGCGGCACTTTGCAGCATGAGTATGGCGTTAATCTCGATGACCTCCACTGGCACACCTGGGAGTCGCACTCGCGCATGGAGATGGACTTGCCCAAGCGCTACAAAGTCACGCGCATTGCGCCGGGCCGCAAGCCGGATCAGATGCTGTTTGACGGCGAGCTCGATGCAATCATGATTCCGAGTTTATTTCCGTCGCTGTTCAATCCGCCGCCGCATGTGCGCCGCTTGTTCGAAGACTCGCCCAAGGTCGAAGCCGAATATTTCAAAAAGACCGGCATCTTTCCGATCATGCACTCGGTCGCCTTGCGCCAAGATGTGTGGGAAGCGCACCCGTGGATCGCGCGCAGTTTGTTCAAAGCATTTCAGCGCGCCAAGGAAGACGCTCACGCGCGTCTGGTGGATTTATCGCCGTATAAGATTAGCCTAGCGTGGTTCCGCGGCCCGGTGGACGAGCAGCGACGAATCCTCGGCGACGATCCCTGGCCCTACGGTTTTGAAAAAAACCGCCACGTGGTCGAGACGTTGATGGGTTATCTGTACGAGCAGGGGTTGGCTGAAAAGAAATTGACCTATGGAGAGCTATTTGCGCCGAACACTCTGGATCTGTAG